A part of Corvus cornix cornix isolate S_Up_H32 chromosome Z, ASM73873v5, whole genome shotgun sequence genomic DNA contains:
- the GNG10 gene encoding guanine nucleotide-binding protein G(I)/G(S)/G(O) subunit gamma-10: MSSGGSLSTMQRLVEQLKLEAAVERIKVSQAAAELQQYCMQNACKDALLVGVPAGSNPFREPRSCALL; encoded by the exons ATGTCGTCGGGCGGTAGCCTGAGCACCATGCAGAGGCTGGTGGAGCAGCTGAAACTGGAGGCGGCCGTGGAGAGGATCAAG gtctctcaggcagctgcagaactCCAGCAGTACTGTATGCAAAATGCCTGCAAAGATGCCTTGCTTGTTGGGGTTCCTGCAGGGAGCAATCCCTTCCGAGAACCCCGatcctgtgctctgctctga
- the DNAJC25 gene encoding dnaJ homolog subfamily C member 25: MAAAAARCPGGRWALCLCLCAALLPRPARGLTDRLYCGRRVCYEVLGVSRQASKAEIARAYRQLARQYHPDRYRGEPAGGEGDEGGGAQAAHEKFLLIAAAYETLKDEETRKDYDYMLDHPEEYYRHYYHYYSRRLAPKVDVTIVILVTVCAISVFQFFSWWSSYNEAINYLASVPKYRIQATEIAKQQGLLNKTKEKGKNRRSKEEIREEEEEIIKDIIKNKIDIKGGYQKPKIYDILLFQILLAPFYWCKYIVWYCWWIYCFTIKGQEYGVEEKLYIIRRYMKMSQSQFDSLEDHQKETFLERQLWIRENYEVYKREQEEELKKKMAMDPRWKRYRRWMKNEGPGRLTFIDD; encoded by the exons atggcggcagcggcggcgcggTGTCCGGGCGGGCGGTGGGcgctgtgcctgtgcctgtgcgCGGCGCTTCTGCCGCGGCCGGCGCGGGGCCTCACCGACCGCCTCTACTGCGGCCGCCGAGTCTGCTACGAGGTGCTGGGCGTCAGCCGGCAGGCCAGCAAGGCGGAGATCGCCCGCGCCTACCGGCAGCTGGCCCGGCAGTACCACCCCGACCGCTACCGCGGGGAGCCCGCGGGCGGCGAGGGCGACGAGGGCGGCGGGGCGCAGGCGGCGCACGAGAAGTTCCTGCTCATCGCCGCCGCTTACGAGACCCTCAAG GATGAAGAAACACGTAAAGATTATGACTACATGCTGGATCATCCTGAAGAGTATTACAGACATTATTACCACTACTACAGCAGGAGACTGGCACCTAAAGTAGATGTCACAATAGTGATCCTAGTTACGGTGTGTGCCATCTCCGTGTTTCAG TTCTTCAGCTGGTGGAGTAGTTACAATGAAGCTATCAACTACTTAGCTTCTGTGCCAAAATACCGTATACAAGCTACTGAGATTGCCAAGCAGCAAGGTTTACTCAACAAGACtaaagaaaaaggcaagaacAGGCGGTCTAAAGAAGAAATCCgtgaagaggaggaagaaattatcaaagacattattaaaaataaaatagatataaaGGGTGGTTATCAGAAGCCCAAGATATATGATATCCTTCTATTTCAGATCCTTCTTGCTCCTTTTTATTGGTGCAAATACATAGTTTGGTACTGTTGGTGGATTTATTGTTTCACTATTAAAGGGCAAGAGTATGGTGTGGAAGAGAAGTTGTATATCATACGAAGGTACATGAAAATGTCTCAGTCTCAGTTTGACAGCCTGGAAGATCATCAAAAAGAGACCTTTCTTGAACGGCAGCTATGGATACGAGAAAACTATGAG GTCTATAAACGAGAACAAGAGGAGGAGTTAAAGAAGAAGATGGCCATGGATCCCCGGTGGAAGAGATACCGGAGGTGGATGAAAAATGAAGGACCTGGAAGACTGACTTTTATTGATGATTGA